The Miscanthus floridulus cultivar M001 chromosome 17, ASM1932011v1, whole genome shotgun sequence genome has a window encoding:
- the LOC136515451 gene encoding uncharacterized mitochondrial protein AtMg00860-like has translation MMNKVFMDELDKFVVVFIGDILVYSATVEEHEHHLRIVLEKLRQNKLYAKFSKCEFWLEEIAFLGHILTVEGVAINPTKIESVKEWEQPRNVTDIQSFLGLAGYYCRFIKNFSKIAKPMTNLLKKTEEFDWTPECEQSFQTLKEKLTTMPNERVIAYASRQLKEHEQCYPTHDLELDTVMHALKIWRHYLIGNKC, from the exons atgatgaacaaggtgttcatggatgagttggacaagtttgtggtagtattcattggtGACATCCTGGTCTATTCAGCTACTgtagaagaacatgaacatcactTGAGGATAGTGTTGGAAAAGCTGAGGCAGAacaagttgtatgcaaagtttagtaaatgtgagttctggcttgaAGAAATTGCCTTCCTAGGACACATACTCACTGTGGAAGGAGTAGCTATCAATCCCACCAAGATTGAGTCTGTGAAGGAATGGGAACAACCACGCAACGTGACAGACATTCAGAGTTTCCTTGGTTTAGCGGGATATTACTGCCGCTTTATTAagaatttctccaagatagctaagcctatgaccaacCTTTTGAAGAAGACTGAGGAGTTTGACTGGACCCCAGAATGTGAGCAAAGCTTCCAAACTCTGAAGGAGAAGCTCACTACCATGCCA AATGAAAGGGTTATTGCTTATGCCTCCCGACAGTTAAAGGAGCACGAGCAGtgctaccctacccatgatcttgagcttgacACCGTcatgcatgctctaaagatttggagacactacctGATCGGGAACAAATGTTAA